The Besnoitia besnoiti strain Bb-Ger1 chromosome Unknown contig00018, whole genome shotgun sequence genome contains a region encoding:
- a CDS encoding uncharacterized protein (encoded by transcript BESB_032560): MVDDPYSARFCLGRQGGRFCSFPPDEPPALAEQVSGRAIVEETLLQLCLSEYAAGAAAGNNPGSSTSPTEGLQTSGLAAGNRLLWSYLDAWCRDCTGDHLRGGDVGPTEPRSTDDEMDSAGESGGNSTSGENRLFEPFDTNCSLKKLTNLGVPVEDMGRQCEAGNTAENLLQRQIDLHLSRVPVFFINTKEMTGGDLTAEAIVKALCQASTGCGEQGGSTGGPWSPCSDPALMKAPTLSEAKGHRGPGGDGIAVAAHLLKTYGRSPGDPATAHADGGDGAAVSTDEGGLYRLTNSEAIRYLHKYNREVTHKASGATAAAIFEGGTGHPSAEGSQEPVMSLGSFPVSAAKHPHPAAGKRDAVGEESSHVPDQTDGAMGNSTREEAEPAGAGQPEGGELLCIGWGTLVCILLFGFVFFKYLLSGKSSPAERRTQAKNPVSHTPSAGAREKTL, from the exons ATGGTCGACGACCCCTACAGCGCCCGATTTTGCCTTGGACGCCAGGGTGGTCGTTTCTGTTCGTTCCCGCCGGATGAGCCACCGGCTCTCGCGGAGCAAGTCTCTGGTCGTGCAATCGTAGAAGAGACGTTGCTTCAGCTCTGCCTGTCTGAGtacgcggccggcgcggccgctgggaACAACCCCGGTTCGTCAACGTCACCGACTGAAGGTCTACAGACCAGCGGTCTTGCAGCAGGAAACCGGCTGCTCTGGTCATACCTCGATGCCTGGTGCCGTGATTGCACTGGAGACCACTTGAGAGGCGGAGATGTGGGGCCCACTGAACCTCGCTCTACTGACGACGAAATGGACTCAGCAGGGGAATCTGGTGGCAATTCCACCAGCGGTGAAAACAGACTATTCGAGCCCTTTGATACCAACTGCAGCCTCAAGAAGTTAACGAATCTTGGCGTTCCTGTGGAGGATATGGGAAGGCAATGTGAAGCTGGCAATACCGCGGAAAACCTTCTTCAACGTCAGATCGATCTTCACTTATCCCGCGTACCCGTTTTCTTCATTAACACGAAAGA GATGACAGGTGGAGACCTAACTGCTGAGGCGATTGTGAAGGCACTGTGCCAGGCCAGCACTGGATGCGGCGAACAAGGAGGAAGCACGGGCGGTCCGTGGTCTCCATGTAGCGACCCGGCGCTCAT GAAAGCGCCAACCCTGAGTGAAGCGAAAGGTCACCGGGGACCTGGCGGCGATGGGATTGCTGTTGCAGCCCATCTCTTGAAAACGTACGGCCGGTCTCCAGGAGACCCTGCAACAGCGCATGCCGATGGGGGAGACGGAGCAGCTGTCTCTACGGATGAAGGCGGTCTCTACAGGCTGACAAATTCGGAGGCGATCCGGTATCTTCACAAATACAACAGAGAAGTAACTCACAAGGCCTCGggagcgacagcagcggccATCTTCGAAGGAGGGACGGGCCATCCGAGCGCCGAAGGCTCACAAGAACCTGTGATGTCGCTTGGGTCCTTCCCAGTCTCAGCCGCAAAGCATCCTCACCCAGCAGCTGGTAAGCGCGATGCAGTGGGAGAGGAATCTTCCCACGTGCCTGACCAGACGGACGGAGCGATGGGCAACTCCACGCGTGAAGAGGCCGAGCCGGCTGGGGCAGGCCAGCCCGAGGGGGGCGAGCTTTTGTGCATCGGCTGGGGAACCCTGGTATGCATTCTTCTTTTCGGATTCGTCTTCTTCAAGTATTTGTTGTCGGGGAAAAGCTCGCCCGCTGAACGGCGAACACAAGCGAAAAATCCGGTGTCACATACCCCCTCTGCTGGCGCCCGTGAAAAGACGTTGTGA